The genomic stretch AATGCCCCCGACCGGCTGGCCCTGCTCGACCAGCTCTCGGCCTGGGGTGACCAGCTCGCCGCCGGGCTGGGCGGCTGACCGCTACACTGATACAGGACTTCCGGAGCCGCGCCGTGTCGAAGAAGCTGAAGTGGATCCTGGCCATCGCCATCGGCCTGCTGCTGGCCCTGTTCGCGTATGCGGCGGCGGGCCCCTACCTGGCCGTCAACGGCATCCGCAACCTCGTCGCCAGCAACCGGTACGACGAGCTGTGGCGTTTCGTCGACTTCGACCGCCTGCGCGAGGACCTGCGTCCGCAGGTGCAGGAACGGATCGCCCGCGGCATCATCGGTCGCGTCAGTCCTGGCCAGGCCGACAAGGCGGTTGGCGAGCTCACTGCGATGGTCGCGAAGCCGGCGGTCGATGCGATGGTATCGCCGCAGGGCATCAGCACCCTGCTCACCGGTAGCGCCTTGGCGCGCCAGATGGCGGGCAAGGTGGAACCCGACGGCAAGGCGCGCGCCGCGGACCCGCTGAAGGACGCGCAGACCCGGTTCGAATCGCCCTCGCTGTTCACCGCCACGGTGTCGAATGCCGAAGGCAAGCCGGTGGTGTTCGAGTTCCATCGCGATGGGCTGTCCTGGAAACTCGCGGGATTGCGCCTGCCTGAGTAACGCGAGCGCGCGCCGGCTCTCTCACCCGACGCCAGCGCGCGTTCCTTCGGTATCGCCAGTCGTCGCAGCGGCACCACTGCGGCGGGAGCCGCGGGGACTGGCATCCGCGAGACTGGCCAGCATCAACCCCGCCAGTGCCCCGGTCGTCGACATCAACGCAAGCGTGCGCAAGGGATAGTCCGCCCACGAATGCGCCAGTACGGCGCAGATGGCGACAAAACAGCCGGCCGCGAGCGCGGCGCTGCGCCCCTCACTCCGGACGAGCTGCCAGCCCGAGACCGCCAGCAGTCCGAGAACCAGCGCCAGCACCGCCATCCCCACCCAACCGGTGGCCAGCCACCACTGGGCATACTCGTTGTGGGCGTGGTTGACGTAACTGGCCAGCTGCAGCTGCGGCGGCGCAGCCTGCGCGAATACCGGAATAAATGCGCCAATGCCGGCACCCAGCGGCGCCTGGGCCTGGCCCGCCTTGAGCGTGGCAGCCGCCATGACGTGTCGCAGCTCCTCCGCCTGGTCGACCGCCATCCAGCCCATTGCCGCGCGCACGCCGATCACGGCCAACACTGCCACGCCCGCCACGAGCAGCGCGGAACGCCTGCTGCGTCCGATCTCGCGCAACCGCAGCGCTCCCGTGAGCAGCAACGCCAGCGCCAGCGCCGGCAGTGCGATCGCCATGCCGGCACGCGAAGTGGACAGAGGCACCATCAGCAGGAAGAAGCCCGCCAGGCCCAGATACCACCAACGGCGATGCGGATGGGCCTGGCCACGCCGCGCGCGCAGGCGGGCCTCTGCCGCCAACCCCACCGCCAGCGCCATGCCGATGATGCAGGCAGTCGCCTGGTGGTTGGTATTGGCAAGCAGGCCGCCAAACCCGGCGTTGAAGTCCTGGTAAAGGCGCAGCGCGCTGTCGCGCGGCAGTCCGGCCTGGAAGAATGCAAACAGTACGTTGGCGGCCAGCACCACCACGACAGCCTGCACCAGTCGCCGCCGCTGCGACTGGCTCAGTGCGGCCGCGGCGAGGAACGCCGCCACTGCCGGCAACAGCGCCCACAGTCCCTGCTCGGTCGCGAACGGCGACAGGCTCCAGCGCGGCGCCGCCGCGACGCCTGCACTGGCCAGATCCGCGTGCAGCAGCTGGCGCGCCGGGGCAATCGCGCCGCCAGCAACCGGCAGCAGCTGCATGATCGGCACCAGCAGCACCAACGACACCGCAACGACGCCCCAGGCCACCGGCCCCGGCAAACCATCTTCGACGAGCACGCCCACCGCCAGCAGCAGCACCGGCAGCGCCAGCAGCTGCAGCCACTCATCAATGGCGGTGTCATCGGCGGTCACCCCGCCACCCAGCCAGCAGGCAATCAGCAGGATGAGGGTGGCAGGCAGCAGCAGGCGACGGGCAGATGCTTGCATCGGTGAACGGACTCCGACGAAGGGGAAACGAAACAGGGCAGGTCTCTCGACCTGCCCTGCTGTGTTCGACACGAGGCGCGCAAGCGCGCTGCCATCAGAAGTGGCGGATACCGGTGCTCAGCGGACCAGCCGGCGTCTTGTCTTCGTTTTCGATCACGCCGGCTGCGACCAGCGCGGAGATCGCGATGATGCCGGCATTCATGGCCGAGCTGCCACCGGTCTGACCCGGCACCGCGTTGCACTGGCTCGGCACGGTGTAGATGCCCGGCTGGTCGAGCTTGATCTTGCAGCCATTGCCGTAGGTCAGGAAGCCGCTGGAGCCGGCGTTGACCATGACCTTCTGACCCGCAGCCAGAGACTGGCCGCTGCTGGCGGATGCGTATTCGCCGCCGGCGCTGGTCATGATCGAACCACTCTCGACCTGCAAGGTGGCGCTGACGGGCTCCTGGGCAAACGCGGGGGTGGCGAATGCAGCGGCGGCGGCAAGCAGTGCGGCGGCGATCTTGGTCATGGCATCATCCTTGTTGGCGGTAGGGTCGGGGGAGGATCCCTCCGTCCCGAGGGTATCGGAAATTGCGGATCTTTGCAATACGAAACATGACACTCATTCAGGTTGCCGCTTCAACCGGAAGCCGGTCAGCCACAGGTCACCCGCAACCTGCTGCCCTGCCCCACTGGGCACGGGATTTTCCAGACGGAGCCATTGTCCGGGACACCCTACAGGAGGCACCGTGAATTCCATGTCGACATCCATCCAGTCGAAACTCCCTTGGAGCGCCTCACTCCTTCCCACCACGCGCGCCGGCCCGGCACAGGCAATGCGCCATTGCAGCCCCATTTCGCTCCGCACCGCTCGGGCACGAGCACGCAAGAGCATCCGATAACGCCCGGGTGCGAGCATCAATGCCTGCTCCAGTCCGGCATTCGGCACGCGCCGACCAAGGAACTGCAGGTGGACGATCCGGCTGCCGGCCTCTTTCCCTGGCTCGAACTCCATGAGCACGCCAGGCACGCGCCGGCGACGCCAGTCAAACCCGGTGCCGGACGGATCCAATGCAAAGTCGCCGTTGTAGAGGAGTGGCAATCGGCCGCCGGGTTTGTTGGCGCTGCTCGCCCAGCGTGCATACGCTTCGCCCCAACGCCCTTGACTGATCAGGCCATCAAGCCAGCGCGAGTACTCATCCGCCGACAATCCACCCTCGTCCTGCAGGGCCTGCATCACCTGCCCTGCAGCCAAGGGACTGCCGGTTTTCGGATGGCGCAGCGCCGCCAACACGCCTGCGCGCCACGGGGGATCGCTGCGCAGGACCTGCGCCAGCGCCTTTGCAAACACGGCATCCTGCGCCATCTGTACCAAGGCAGGATGGACCTTGTCGGTACGCCATGGCGCCACCCGCAGCAACGCATCGATCTGCACCAGCGCCTGCGGATAGTCGCCCTGCTGCAGGAAGTGTCGCGCCAGCCAGGCGCGCGTTGCCTGGTCGCGCGGCGCGCGGCGCGCGGCGATCTGGTAAAGCTGCAGCGCCCGCTCCTGGTCGCCCTCCCGCTCGCTGGTAGCAGCGAGGATCCGGAATGCCTGTCCCTGCAATGGCTCGCGCTCCAGCAGCCGCGTGGCGGTCACTCTCGCCGCGGCCGCATTGCCGTCTGCCAACTGGCGTTCGGCCAATCCGAGCAGTGCGGCGGGATCACCTGGGCGCCAGCGCAGGGCGCGCAGCGGATCGCTTGATGCGTAGCGCTCCGCCTGCATCTGGCCCACCACGCGCCACCCGGCAAAAAGGCATGCCAAGGCAACCGCCGCCAGCACAAGCCGGCCTGACAACACCCTCATCGGGTCGACTCCATGTCCATTCCTGTCACCAGCCAGTAGCCATCGCGCCAGCGCAGACGCGCAGTCAACACGCCACCGCGCGGCGCACGCCCCGCAACAACCGCGGATTCGAGCACTGCATTGTCGCTGCCGATCCGCCATTGCGCTTCGCCGAGCCGCACCCGTCCCTCGGCGTGCAATTCTTGCCGCAAGCGCGCGGCGTCCGTCTCGACGGCCGGACTGCTCCAGATCGGCGGTGCCGGCCTGCGCGGCGCACGGAGATAGTCGAGGAGCTGCGCCCCGGTCAAGCGGGCCGACTCCACCTTTGCGAATTCCGGTTGCACCACAGATGGAGAAGCTGGCGATGTCTCCGTCGGCACCGACGCCTGATTGCCGACGGCAGCCGGACGCTGCGTGACGGCCTGCTGGTGTTGATGGGCAGAAATGCTTACCGCCCGACCTGCGGCAAGTGCAGGTTGGTGGGCGATAGCGCCGGGGAGGCTGGGCGCTCCGGACCCTGCAGCGTCGCTGGCGGGATACCGGCCAGCCATTGGAATGGAGGACGCCTGTTCGGCTTGCGGAAGCGCGCTGACGCCGATCCGTGATTCCGTCGGATGCGGATTGGCCGGCTGCCTTTCCACGCTGGCGTTCTCGCCCTGGCGCGGAGTCGGCGAGAGCTGCCGCTTGGACACCGCGTCCGCGTCCGCGCCCGGGCTGGGCAGCAGCGATGCGATCGGTTCGGGCTCACGCCTGTGCCCGGCATCTGGCGTGACCTGCGAGGCCTCCCATTCCGCATCGGCCCGCTCCATGTCACGCAGCGCCAGCAGCGCAAGCACGCCGCACAGGGCCAGCAATGCCAGCGCGGGCCAGCGCCGCCGCCACGGCGAAGGCGGCACGACCGGCTCGGCTGCCGGCACCCAGGTCCGCACACTGCGCAGCGCGCCACTGCTGTCGAAGATCTCCGGCGGCCGCGCTGCCCGCAACGCGTCGTCATACGCCCGCCGCCGCTCGGCACTACGCAGACGGTTCCAGGCACTGTTGACCCGCGCGGCGAACACCACGTCGTCCTCGCTACGGGTGCGATCCGGATGCAGCCACAGCTGCAACAGGCGGTAATGACCCTTGATGGTGTCGGCGCTGGCCTGGGGATCGACGCCGAGCACCCGGTAGGCATCTGCCTGCGGATGGAACAGGACCTCGCGGGCGTAGAAGCGGGCGGCCTCCAGCACCTGCGCTTCGCTTTCGCCAAACCGCCGCGCCTGTTCGGCAAGGACTTCAGGCGCTGCACCGGCGGCGATGCCCAGCAACTCCTCCATGCCCTCCTGCGGCAGCGGACGCTGCCGCAATACATGCCGTTCGCCAGGCGCCCTCAGCAAGGCCAAGGCCCACTCCAGCGCGCTCCCCATCGCGCCGCCCACTCCTCAGCCCTTGGTCAGCCGCGGCTTGTCGCCGTAGGAGTAGTACGCGTAGGCGCCACCGTAGCCATAGCCGTAGCCATAACCGGCGGCGCGGGCGTCGTACTTGGTCAGCAGTCCACCCAGGAGGCGCGCACGCGCGGCATACAGTCGCTTGAGCGCGGCCTGCGCGGCGCCGATCTTGGTCTTGGCACTGTTGACGACCAGCAGGGTGCCATCAATCGCGTTGGCCAAGATCGGGGCATCGGCCAAGCCCAGTACCGGCGGTCCGTCGATGATCACGTGGTCGTATCGCTCCGTGCCGACCGTCAGCAGCGACACCAGCTTCGAGCCGGACAGCAGCTCCGCCGGGTTGGGCGGCAGGGGCCCGGCAAGGATGACGTGCAGGCGCTCGTCCTCCGTGCGCTGGACGGCTGCGCCGAACGTGCAACCGCCGGCGAGGAGATGGCTGAGCCCCGACTCGGCCTTCAATCCGAGCGTCTTGTGCAGCGATGGTTTGCGCAGGTCCGCATCCACCAGCAGCACGCGCTTGCCGAGTTGGGTGAGGTTGCGCGCCAGCGCCAGGGCGGTGGTCGACTTGCCTTCACCGGGGCCACTGCTGGTGACCAGCAGGCTCTTGGGTACGCCGTGGTCGGTGGCGAACTGCAGCGCGGTGCGTACCGAACGGTAGGCCTCGGAGAACGAGGACTGCAGGTCGGAGGCAACGTCACTCAGGTTGTCCTTGGGGCCAAGCTTGGGAATGATCCCCAGCACCGGCAGCTTGAGCTTCTGTTCGACATCGTCTGGCGTCTTGATGGTGTCGTCGAGGAACTCCAGCAGGAACGCGGCCAGCACGCCCAGCATCGCCCCGAGCAGCAGCCCGATGGCGAGGTTGAGGGTGAGGTTGGGCTTGAAGCGCCAGCGCGGCACTTCCGCTCGATCGATGATGGAGATGTTGTTGGCGCGGACGTCGCCAGCCACGCCGACTTCCTTGAAGCGCTGCAGCAGGCCGTCGTAGAGCTGGCGGTTGGTGTCGACCTCGCGCTTGAGGATGTTGTACTGGATGCTGCGGCCGTCCACGTCCAGGGCCTGGGTACGCAGCGCGGCGATCTGCTGGGTCAGCATCTGCTCCTGCGCGGCGGCGGCATCGTACTCGGCGCGGACGGAGGCACGCACGCCGGCGGTTTCCTTGACAATCTGCCGGTCCAGCTCATCGATCTGGCTCTTGAGCTGCTGCATCTCCGGATAGTCAGGCTTGAAGGTCTGCAGCTTCAGCTGGTACTGCGACTGCAGTTCTCCCTTCTGCTGCTGCAGCACCCGGATGTTGGAGTTGCCGATCATGTCGGCCGGCATCGCCCCCGACGACGCCTGCCGCCAGCGCGCCTGCGCGCGGATGCGCTGGTCCTGCGCCGTGGCCAGCGCGGCGTTGAGCTGGGTCAGGTTCTGCACCGCGAGCGACTGCCCGTTTTCGCCGGTGTTGATCAGGTTTTCCTGCTGGGCGAACTGCACCAGCTTGCGCTCGGAATCCTCCAGCTTGGCCTTGGTGAGCTTCAGCTGGTCTTCCAGATAGGTCTTTGCGTAGGACGAAGCACCGAACCGTCGCTCCAGCCCGGAGGCGATGTAACCCTCCGCAATGGCGTTGGCCGCACGCGCCGAAAATTGCGGCGAAGGGCTGTCGAAATTGATCTTGACAAGCCGGGAGTTGCGCACCGGCTCGATGCTCAGGCTGTTGCCGATCAGTGTGGCGGCGTCGCGCAGCTCGGCTGCCGCATCGCTTGTGGACGCGATTGCCTGCTTGTTTTCTTCCTGCTTGCCCTTCGGCTTCAGCAACGCCAGCATCCGCCCCAGCCAGCCCGGCTCACTGAGCCGGTCCAGCGCAGCCCGGTCCAGCCCCAGTTCGTTCGCCACGCGCTCGGCGAGCGAACGGCTCTTGATCAACTCGTACTGGGTCTGCAGGAACGCCGGATCAAAGCCGCGGTCATCGCCGGGCTGGATGCCGTCCACCTGGACTACCTGGATGCCTTCCTTGTCCAGCTGCAGGAGGGTCGTGGCGCGGTAGATCGGCGTCGCGGTAAGGGTTGCCAGCAACGCGACCGCAACCACCCCGGCCAGCACGCTGGCGATCAGGCGGCGGCGCTTGACCAGGATCCGCCAGTAGGCAAGCAGATCAATTTCGTCGTCATCGTGGCGTTCCTCCTGTGCCTCCAGCACCAGAGCGGTACCGCCGCGATGCAGGTCGACCCCGCCCGCCCTGCCCACCTCGGCGCGCGCCGGCAGGCCTCGTTTGTCGTCGGCCGGCCCCGCCGGCAGGTTTTCGTCAGTCATGCGGGAATCGTCCTTGATCTGTCAGAACCAGCGGAACACGCCGATCGCCGGCACGGCTTCGATGAAGCGGCGGAACGCCGATTTGCTGCCGGACTGCTCCACCACGATGATGTCGTCCCCGTATACCTGCGGGTCGTCGATCATCCCCTTCCGCACCAGGCGCAGGTCGAAGACCGCGGCCTGGCGCTTGCCCTCCACCTGGCGCATCAGCACGATGCCGCCGAGGTCGGCGATCTTGTCGTCCACGCCTTCCGCAAGCGCAATGGCCTGCAGCAGGCTGGTCCTGCCGGTGATGGGATAGATGCCCGGTTTCTTCACCGCCCCCTCCAGCGTAATCCGCTGGCTCGAGTATTCCTTGACGAAGACACTGACCTGGGGGTTCTGCAGGAACCCATCCGCGTATTTCTTCGCCAGCTCCGCTTCCAGTTCGGGGATGGTGCGGCCACCGGCCATCACCCCACCCACCAGCGGCAGCGAAATCTGGCCGTTGGAATTGACCCGCACTTCCTTGTCCAGGTCCTGCACGCCGAACACGCTGATCTGCAGCAAATCCATCGCGCCGATGCGGTAGTCGGTCGCACCCTCGTAGGCGCCCGAGGCTGCTGTGGTGTCGGGCGGCGGCAGCGTGGTTACCGCAGACGCGGCGGCGTCCCGGGGGCCACCGCTGCTGGCGCACGCCGCCAGTAGCAGAACCAGGGTCGATGTCAGCAAGCCACGCATCCAGTTGCGCATGCACGATCCTCCGCGGTTGAACCGGCATTATGCGTGGCAGGCAAGCCTGCGCAACCACACAGAATTCACACGCCGCGAGGTCGGTGCCTCCCGCCCCATTCATGCGATAGGGAAGCGGGTGGGACGCACCAACAAAAAAGCCGGCGCATGGCCGGCTTTTCTTGCTTGGATCTGGTGGGCGGTGCAGGGTTCGAACCTGCGACCCTTGCCGTGTGAAGGCAATGCTCTACCGCTGAGCTAACCGCCCGAAGGAGCCGCGTATTCTACATGAACGCGGCCGGCAGGCAATAGTCTGCGCAGCCCGGCAAACCACGGCCGCGCCGGTACCGGGCAGCATCGCCGAACCCGGCCTGCAACTCGACCGCGCCGGTCACGCCGCCACAGCACCCACGCCGGCTGGGGCCCCGGTCCGCAACGCCGGTGCACCCGGCGAGGCGGCGATACCGTCGTCCTCCGGCACCGACATGAGGTGCACGCCAACGTTCAGCCGCTTGGCCTGCCGCTTGGCGGCGGCGGCCTGCGAAGCCACCTCCTCGGCGGTGGCGAAGCGTCCCGGCGCGGCCGGGGTCACCCCGATGGTCAGCGTTGTCAGCGGGAACGTGGCGTAACGCCCGGCACGGTCCTCCCCTTCCAGCACCCCGCGGGCCAAGTCGGCCGGATCGAACAGGGTATGGCTGGCGGCATTGAACTCAGCCACCATATCGGCGCAGCGACGTTCCCAGTCGTCGCTCTGGAAAAGCACGACGAAATCGTCGCCACCGACATGGCCGACGAAATCCCAACGCGGCTCCGCATGCCGGACCAGCGTATTGGCCACCAGCCGGATCATGCGATCTCCACGGAAATAGCCGTACTGGTCGTTATACGGCTTGAAGTGGTTGAGATCGCAATACGCGGCCATGAACGGCTGGCCGGCGTCGATCAGCCGCGCGATGTGCTCGGCGATGGGAATGTTGCCGGGCAGCAGGGTCAACGGATTGGCGTACCGCGCCGCCTCGATGCGCAGCTCGGTCACCCGCCGGACGAGCGCCTCGCCGGTACCCACGCCGGCATAACGACCGCCCCGGGTGATGATGAAGCCGTCGGCCAGATAGCGCTGGTCCTCGCCCAGCAGGATCTCCGACATCGCATCGATGCTCTGCGAGACATCGGCCATGATCGGAGAGGGATGCATCAGCTGGATGCAGGGCTTGCGGCCGAGCAGTTCGCGCGCGAAAGGCATCGCCATCCGCTCGTTGAAGACGCGGCGGTTGATCAGCCCCTGCGGAAAACCCTCCATGTCGACAACCGGCAGCGCCGGCAGGTGCGGGTGCTGGCGGAACAGCTGCTCGGCTTCGAAATTGCTGGCCTGCTCGTTGATGGACGGCGCCTCGACCAGCAGGTGTGCAGCGGTCACCCTCGGGAATGCGTGGCGCTGCCCGTTGACCGGCCACACCGGCAGCTTTTCGCTGGAGGCCTGCAGGGCCTCCCCGGCCACGGTCTCGGCCACCGCCGGCTGCGGACGACCGAGCAGGAACCCCTGCGCATAGCGGATGCCGAGGTCCTGGATGATCGCCAGGTCCTGGATCCGTTCGACGCCTTCGGCGATCAGGTCGGTCCCCAGGCTGTCCGCCACCTGCACCAGCGCCCGGACGATGCTGAGGCGGCCGGGGCTCTGGGCGATGTCGTGCACCAGGTAACGGTCGATCTTGACGTAGTCGGGGCCCAGCTCGTGCCAGAGCTCGAAGTTGGAGTGGCCGTTACCGAAGTCGTCCAGCGCGATCTGCACGCCGGCCGCGCGCAGGTAGCCCAGCGCATCGGCCAGACGACCGACGTCCTCGACGATGTCGCGCTCGGTGATCTCGATGACGAACCTGCTGAGGTCCTGGCCGGCCGATTGCAGGCTGCACAGGACCTGCTGCGGGCGCAGGTCTCCCTGCAGGATGGCGTGCGCGCTCAGGTTGACCAGCAGCCGCCCGCCACGGATGAAGTCGAAGGCCTGCGCCAGAGTGCTGGCGGCGTGGGTTTCCAGCTCGCCCAGGCGGCCCGTGCGCCGCGCATGGTCGAGCAGGCGCAGAGGCGGCACGTCCGCGTGCGCATGGCGCATCAGGCCCTCATGCGCCACCACCTTGCGGTCTTCCAGCCGGACGATCGGCTGGAACAGGGCGCGCAGGCCGTGGGGCCGCAGGGCGGCGGCAAGCAACGCATCGGACGGATCAGGCAATGGGGCGGCGCACATGCAACAAATGGTGTGAGCAGGCGATGACAGCTTCGTGTCACCGCACGCGCCATCGCCACCATTAGCCCGCGCCGATCAGGTCGCGGTGTCGTACCACTCCAACGCCAGCGCAGCGATGACCTCGTCCGCAAGCGCTGCCACATCGGCCCCCAGCGTATGCAGGTGCAGTTCCGGCGCCTGCGGCGGCTCGTAGGGCGAATCGATGCCGGTGAAGTTGCGCAGCTCGCCGCGGCGCGCCTTGGCGTACAGGCCCTTGACGTCGCGGCGCTCCGCTTCGGCCAGCGGGGTATCGACGAACACCTCAAGGAATTCGCCAGGTTCGAACAGCGAGCGCGCCATCTCGCGTTCGGCGCGGAACGGGCTGATGAAGCTGACCAGCACGATCAGCCCGGCGTCGGTCATCAGCCTGGCCACCTCGGCGACGCGACGGATGTTCTCCACCCGGTCCTCGGCGGTGAACCCGAGGTCCTTGTTGAGGCCGTGGCGGACGTTGTCGCCATCCAGCAGATAGGTGTGCCGACCCTGCGACAGCAGCTTCTTCTCCACCAGGTTGGCGATGGTGGACTTGCCGGCACCGGACAGGCCTGTGAACCAGAGGCAGCGCGGCGTCTGGTGCTTGACCGCGGCGCGCGCGGCCTTGTCCACGTCCAGGTGCTGCCAGTGGATGTTGGCGGCGCGACGCAGCGCGAAGTCCAGCGTGCCGGCCGCAACGGTGGCATTGCTCTGCCGGTCGATCAGGATGAAGGCGCCCAGCGCGCGGTTCTCGGCGTAGGCGCTGAAGGGCACCGGCTGGTCCAGGTGCAAGTTGCAGTAGCCGACCTCGTTCAGGTCGAGGTGCTTGGCGGCCAGCTGGTCCTGGGTATTGACGTCGACCTTGTGCTTGATTTCGGTGACTGATGCGCCGACGGTGCGGCTGCCGATCTGCAGCAGGTACGGCCGCCCCGGCAGCAGCCGCGCATCGCCCATCCACAGCAGGTGGGCGGCGAACTGGTCGGCCACCTCCGGCGGATTGGCGGCGCTGGCGATCACGTCGCCGCGACTGACGTCGATCTCGTCGCGCAGGGTCAGGGTGACCGCCTGCCCTGCACTCGCTTCCGCCAGTTCGCCATCGGCGGTGACGATGGCAGCGATCCGCGAGCGGCGCCCGGACGGCAGCACCACGATGTCGTCGCCCGGCTTGGCCGTGCCTGCCGCGATGGTGCCGGCAAAGCCGCGGAAATCCTGGTTCGGCCGGCACACCCACTGCACCGGCATCCGCAGCGCGGCATCACCCGCGGCGCGCGCAAGCGGTACCGTTTCCAGCAGCTCCAGCAGCGCCGGCCCGCCATACCAGGGCGTGTTAAGCGAGCGCTCGATCATGTTGTCGCCACGCAGCGCGGACAGCGGGATGCAGTCCACGTGGGCGATGCCCAGCTGTGCCGCCAGCGCGCGGTATTCGTCGGCGATGCGATCGAACACGGCCTCGTCGAAGCCGACCAGGTCCATCTTGTTGACTGCCAGCAACACGCGCTCGATCCCCAGCAGCTTCACGATGTAGCTGTGGCGGCGGGTCTGGGTGAGCAGGCCCTTGCGCGCGTCCACCAGCACCACCGCCAAGTCCGCGGTGGACGCGCCGGTGGCCATGTTGCGGGTGTACTGCTCGTGGCCGGGACAGTCGGCGACGATGAACTTGCGGCGCTCGGTATCGAAGAAGCGGTAGGCCACGTCGATGGTGATGCCCTGCTCGCGCTCGGCGGCCAGGCCGTCGACCAGCAGGGCGAAATCGATTTCGTCGCCCTGGGTCCCGTGCCTGCGGCTGTCGGCTTCCAGCGCGCTGACCTGGTCATCCAGCAGCAGCCGGGTGTCGTGCAGCAGCCGGCCGATCAGGGTGCTCTTGCCGTCGTCCACGCTGCCGCAGGTGATGAAGCGCAGCAGGTCCTTGGTTTCATGCTGCCGCAGGTAGGCGGCGACCTGTGCATCCGCGTCGTCCATGCGCATCAGAAGTAGCCCTCCTGCTTCTTCTTCTCCATCGAGGCGG from Thermomonas sp. XSG encodes the following:
- a CDS encoding O-antigen ligase family protein yields the protein MQASARRLLLPATLILLIACWLGGGVTADDTAIDEWLQLLALPVLLLAVGVLVEDGLPGPVAWGVVAVSLVLLVPIMQLLPVAGGAIAPARQLLHADLASAGVAAAPRWSLSPFATEQGLWALLPAVAAFLAAAALSQSQRRRLVQAVVVVLAANVLFAFFQAGLPRDSALRLYQDFNAGFGGLLANTNHQATACIIGMALAVGLAAEARLRARRGQAHPHRRWWYLGLAGFFLLMVPLSTSRAGMAIALPALALALLLTGALRLREIGRSRRSALLVAGVAVLAVIGVRAAMGWMAVDQAEELRHVMAAATLKAGQAQAPLGAGIGAFIPVFAQAAPPQLQLASYVNHAHNEYAQWWLATGWVGMAVLALVLGLLAVSGWQLVRSEGRSAALAAGCFVAICAVLAHSWADYPLRTLALMSTTGALAGLMLASLADASPRGSRRSGAAATTGDTEGTRAGVG
- a CDS encoding EAL domain-containing protein, encoding MCAAPLPDPSDALLAAALRPHGLRALFQPIVRLEDRKVVAHEGLMRHAHADVPPLRLLDHARRTGRLGELETHAASTLAQAFDFIRGGRLLVNLSAHAILQGDLRPQQVLCSLQSAGQDLSRFVIEITERDIVEDVGRLADALGYLRAAGVQIALDDFGNGHSNFELWHELGPDYVKIDRYLVHDIAQSPGRLSIVRALVQVADSLGTDLIAEGVERIQDLAIIQDLGIRYAQGFLLGRPQPAVAETVAGEALQASSEKLPVWPVNGQRHAFPRVTAAHLLVEAPSINEQASNFEAEQLFRQHPHLPALPVVDMEGFPQGLINRRVFNERMAMPFARELLGRKPCIQLMHPSPIMADVSQSIDAMSEILLGEDQRYLADGFIITRGGRYAGVGTGEALVRRVTELRIEAARYANPLTLLPGNIPIAEHIARLIDAGQPFMAAYCDLNHFKPYNDQYGYFRGDRMIRLVANTLVRHAEPRWDFVGHVGGDDFVVLFQSDDWERRCADMVAEFNAASHTLFDPADLARGVLEGEDRAGRYATFPLTTLTIGVTPAAPGRFATAEEVASQAAAAKRQAKRLNVGVHLMSVPEDDGIAASPGAPALRTGAPAGVGAVAA
- a CDS encoding J domain-containing protein; the encoded protein is MEELLGIAAGAAPEVLAEQARRFGESEAQVLEAARFYAREVLFHPQADAYRVLGVDPQASADTIKGHYRLLQLWLHPDRTRSEDDVVFAARVNSAWNRLRSAERRRAYDDALRAARPPEIFDSSGALRSVRTWVPAAEPVVPPSPWRRRWPALALLALCGVLALLALRDMERADAEWEASQVTPDAGHRREPEPIASLLPSPGADADAVSKRQLSPTPRQGENASVERQPANPHPTESRIGVSALPQAEQASSIPMAGRYPASDAAGSGAPSLPGAIAHQPALAAGRAVSISAHQHQQAVTQRPAAVGNQASVPTETSPASPSVVQPEFAKVESARLTGAQLLDYLRAPRRPAPPIWSSPAVETDAARLRQELHAEGRVRLGEAQWRIGSDNAVLESAVVAGRAPRGGVLTARLRWRDGYWLVTGMDMESTR
- a CDS encoding polysaccharide biosynthesis tyrosine autokinase, producing MTDENLPAGPADDKRGLPARAEVGRAGGVDLHRGGTALVLEAQEERHDDDEIDLLAYWRILVKRRRLIASVLAGVVAVALLATLTATPIYRATTLLQLDKEGIQVVQVDGIQPGDDRGFDPAFLQTQYELIKSRSLAERVANELGLDRAALDRLSEPGWLGRMLALLKPKGKQEENKQAIASTSDAAAELRDAATLIGNSLSIEPVRNSRLVKINFDSPSPQFSARAANAIAEGYIASGLERRFGASSYAKTYLEDQLKLTKAKLEDSERKLVQFAQQENLINTGENGQSLAVQNLTQLNAALATAQDQRIRAQARWRQASSGAMPADMIGNSNIRVLQQQKGELQSQYQLKLQTFKPDYPEMQQLKSQIDELDRQIVKETAGVRASVRAEYDAAAAQEQMLTQQIAALRTQALDVDGRSIQYNILKREVDTNRQLYDGLLQRFKEVGVAGDVRANNISIIDRAEVPRWRFKPNLTLNLAIGLLLGAMLGVLAAFLLEFLDDTIKTPDDVEQKLKLPVLGIIPKLGPKDNLSDVASDLQSSFSEAYRSVRTALQFATDHGVPKSLLVTSSGPGEGKSTTALALARNLTQLGKRVLLVDADLRKPSLHKTLGLKAESGLSHLLAGGCTFGAAVQRTEDERLHVILAGPLPPNPAELLSGSKLVSLLTVGTERYDHVIIDGPPVLGLADAPILANAIDGTLLVVNSAKTKIGAAQAALKRLYAARARLLGGLLTKYDARAAGYGYGYGYGGAYAYYSYGDKPRLTKG
- a CDS encoding polysaccharide biosynthesis/export family protein, producing the protein MRNWMRGLLTSTLVLLLAACASSGGPRDAAASAVTTLPPPDTTAASGAYEGATDYRIGAMDLLQISVFGVQDLDKEVRVNSNGQISLPLVGGVMAGGRTIPELEAELAKKYADGFLQNPQVSVFVKEYSSQRITLEGAVKKPGIYPITGRTSLLQAIALAEGVDDKIADLGGIVLMRQVEGKRQAAVFDLRLVRKGMIDDPQVYGDDIIVVEQSGSKSAFRRFIEAVPAIGVFRWF
- a CDS encoding tetratricopeptide repeat protein, coding for MRVLSGRLVLAAVALACLFAGWRVVGQMQAERYASSDPLRALRWRPGDPAALLGLAERQLADGNAAAARVTATRLLEREPLQGQAFRILAATSEREGDQERALQLYQIAARRAPRDQATRAWLARHFLQQGDYPQALVQIDALLRVAPWRTDKVHPALVQMAQDAVFAKALAQVLRSDPPWRAGVLAALRHPKTGSPLAAGQVMQALQDEGGLSADEYSRWLDGLISQGRWGEAYARWASSANKPGGRLPLLYNGDFALDPSGTGFDWRRRRVPGVLMEFEPGKEAGSRIVHLQFLGRRVPNAGLEQALMLAPGRYRMLLRARARAVRSEMGLQWRIACAGPARVVGRSEALQGSFDWMDVDMEFTVPPVGCPGQWLRLENPVPSGAGQQVAGDLWLTGFRLKRQPE
- a CDS encoding DUF2939 domain-containing protein, with product MSKKLKWILAIAIGLLLALFAYAAAGPYLAVNGIRNLVASNRYDELWRFVDFDRLREDLRPQVQERIARGIIGRVSPGQADKAVGELTAMVAKPAVDAMVSPQGISTLLTGSALARQMAGKVEPDGKARAADPLKDAQTRFESPSLFTATVSNAEGKPVVFEFHRDGLSWKLAGLRLPE